One genomic region from Pseudoduganella lutea encodes:
- the fliN gene encoding flagellar motor switch protein FliN, with protein sequence MADNQDDQSLDDDWGAAIAEQAKAEAEALQKEAATAAVFKDFSKGATKTETHNDIDFILDIPVQLTVELGRTKIAIKNLLQLAQGSVVELDGLAGEPMDVLVNGCLIAQGEVVVVNDKFGIRLTDIITPSERIRKLNK encoded by the coding sequence ATGGCGGACAACCAGGACGATCAAAGCCTCGACGACGATTGGGGCGCGGCGATTGCCGAACAGGCCAAGGCCGAAGCGGAGGCATTGCAGAAGGAGGCTGCCACCGCTGCCGTGTTCAAGGATTTCTCGAAGGGGGCCACGAAGACCGAGACCCACAACGACATCGACTTCATCCTCGATATCCCGGTCCAGCTGACGGTGGAACTGGGCCGCACGAAGATCGCCATCAAGAACCTGCTGCAACTGGCGCAGGGCTCGGTGGTGGAACTGGACGGCCTGGCCGGCGAGCCGATGGACGTGCTGGTGAACGGCTGCCTGATCGCGCAGGGCGAGGTGGTGGTGGTGAACGACAAGTTCGGTATTCGCCTGACCGACATCATCACGCCTTCCGAACGCATCCGAAAACTGAATAAATGA
- the fliO gene encoding flagellar biosynthetic protein FliO: MNRVLVSALLAGGMLAGTIASAQAPGAAQAPATATAPVITNPTDRTVAPVKAGEPATVVPAEQAPAPGPVAPPVATPEQQAALAGARTATPAALPAPPSAVGSLLQTVVALGLVLALLVGLAWALKRFGPRNVSGGSTVKLVGALSVGTRERILVVEVGDQWIVVGASPGRMNALATMPRQEAEPGATAGQHALPGTNFSEWFKQTIEKRNGK, translated from the coding sequence ATGAATCGTGTCCTGGTTTCCGCACTGCTGGCGGGCGGCATGCTCGCCGGCACCATCGCGTCCGCACAAGCGCCCGGGGCTGCGCAAGCGCCTGCCACGGCGACTGCGCCCGTCATCACCAATCCCACCGATCGTACTGTCGCGCCCGTAAAGGCCGGCGAACCGGCCACGGTCGTGCCCGCAGAGCAGGCGCCCGCCCCCGGCCCCGTGGCGCCGCCGGTCGCCACGCCCGAACAGCAGGCCGCGCTGGCCGGCGCGCGCACGGCAACGCCGGCGGCACTGCCCGCGCCGCCCTCGGCCGTCGGCAGCCTGCTGCAGACCGTGGTCGCGCTGGGCCTCGTGCTGGCGCTGCTGGTCGGTCTGGCATGGGCGCTCAAGCGCTTCGGGCCGCGCAACGTCTCTGGCGGCAGTACCGTCAAGCTGGTCGGCGCACTATCGGTGGGCACGCGCGAGCGCATTCTCGTCGTCGAGGTGGGCGACCAGTGGATCGTCGTCGGCGCCTCGCCAGGTCGCATGAACGCGCTGGCCACGATGCCGCGGCAGGAAGCGGAGCCCGGCGCCACCGCCGGGCAGCACGCCCTGCCCGGCACCAATTTCTCGGAATGGTTCAAGCAAACCATCGAGAAGCGCAATGGCAAGTAA
- the fliP gene encoding flagellar type III secretion system pore protein FliP (The bacterial flagellar biogenesis protein FliP forms a type III secretion system (T3SS)-type pore required for flagellar assembly.), with product MASKPASKLGHAAAFALTIFLPLLAAAEPTIPAFTSSPAPGGGVQYGLTLQTLILMTALTFLPAVLLMMTGFTRIVIVLSLLRQAMGTQSAPPNQVMVGLALFLTFFVMGPTFDRIYTEAYQPLQANQITMQQAIERGSAPLKTFMLKQTRQADLALFVKISRSPALQGPEDVPMRILVPAFITSELKTAFQIGFAIFIPFLIIDMVVASVLMSMGMMMMSPAVISLPFKMMLFVLVDGWQLLLGSLSQSFY from the coding sequence ATGGCAAGTAAGCCCGCAAGTAAGCTCGGACATGCAGCGGCATTCGCGCTGACCATTTTCCTTCCCCTGCTGGCCGCCGCGGAGCCCACGATTCCCGCGTTCACCAGCTCGCCGGCACCCGGCGGCGGGGTCCAGTACGGGCTGACGCTGCAGACGCTGATCCTGATGACGGCGCTGACGTTCCTGCCCGCCGTGCTGCTGATGATGACGGGCTTTACCCGGATCGTGATCGTGCTGTCGCTGCTGCGCCAGGCGATGGGCACGCAGTCGGCGCCGCCGAACCAGGTGATGGTGGGCCTGGCGCTGTTCCTCACGTTCTTCGTGATGGGGCCCACGTTCGACCGCATCTACACGGAAGCGTACCAGCCGCTGCAGGCGAACCAGATCACGATGCAGCAGGCGATCGAGCGCGGCTCGGCGCCTTTGAAAACGTTCATGCTGAAGCAGACCCGCCAGGCCGACCTGGCGCTGTTCGTGAAGATCTCGCGCAGCCCGGCGCTGCAGGGGCCGGAAGACGTGCCGATGCGGATCCTCGTGCCGGCCTTCATCACGAGCGAACTGAAGACGGCGTTCCAGATCGGCTTCGCCATCTTCATTCCCTTCCTGATCATCGACATGGTGGTCGCATCGGTACTGATGTCGATGGGGATGATGATGATGTCGCCGGCGGTGATCTCGCTGCCGTTCAAGATGATGCTGTTCGTGCTGGTCGACGGCTGGCAATTGCTGCTGGGCTCACTGTCCCAGAGTTTCTACTAG